The Trinickia caryophylli genomic sequence CACGAGGCGCGGCTTGCCGACCGCATTCGCGAGCGCCGAATAGACGCGGAACACGAGGCTGGCCGGCAGCCCGACGGCGGCAATGCGCAGATACAGTTCGGTCCGCTCGTAGAGTGCCTGCGGCACGTGAGCAAGTGCGAGCAGCGGGCCGGGGAACACCATCGCGAGCACGCCGAGCACCGACAATGCCGCGGCGAGCCAAAGCGTTTGCCGGACCTCTTCGCCGATTTCGGCGTACCGCCGCGCGCCGAAGAGCTGGGCCGCGATCGGCTGCAACGCGAGCACGACGCCGGTCAGACCGACATACACCGAGACGAAGATGGAGGAGCCGAGGCCAAGCGCAGCCAGATCGACGGCCGAGTACCGCCCGGCCATCACTGTGTCGATGAGACCGAAAGCAATAACGGCCAACTGCCCGATCAATACGGGCCACGCCAGGCTGGCAATCTTACGGATGTCGGCGAGCATGCCCCGGTCAACCGCGATGCCCGGACCGCTTGCGGTGGATGACAGGCGGCTTGGGCCGGTCGACCCGCACATAGAGCCGGAACCGTTCATCGCGATCGGCTGCACGGCGGCCCTCCCAAACGAGCTTCCAGATATAGCTCGGCATGGGGCTGGGTGCGATGAAATCCTGAGGGTCCTGGCGCAGCAAGACGTCGCAGTCGCCGCTGAAGGAGAACTGCATGTCGGCGAAATAAGCGAAGGACGCAAGCTGCGCGTCGCCGAGCCGTACCGGCGCAATGCAGGTGTAGTCGGCGGGCAGGTGCGCGGCGATCTGCAAGGCGACGTCCCGGTAGGTCCGGCTGTAGTTCACGATGGGCAGCCACAGCGTCATCAGCAGCACCCACATGAGCGTCGTGCCGGCACTCGAAAGCACGACGCTTCGCCAGAGCACATTCGGATGGCGCGCAAGCCGCCAGCGGACGAGCGCAAACCAGCAGACGGTCACGCCGATCGCGCAGACGAACGAGAGGGGCGCGAAATGCGGCGTGTAGCCGGGGACGAGCCGCGCGAGATTGCGCGCAAGCTGGCCAGGGAAGCCGGTTTGCGAGGCGAGCCAGACGAGCCAAACGAACGTGCTGAGGATCGTGAAGCTGAGCAGAGCGAACCAGTCGATTGCATTGATGGCGCCGCGCTTGAGCGTGGGCAGGGCGAACGCGGCCAGTACCGAAAGCGGCGGCAACAGCAGCATATAGAGGCGGTTCGTCTGATGGCTTTGCAACACCGAGAGAATCAGCATCGGTGCAATTACGCAAAGCGGCACGGCGATGTGGGGCTTGCGTCGCAGCCCGCCCCAACTGAACCACGCCCACAGCGCGAGCGGCCAGACTGGCCACGTGAAAAGCGGAAGGTTCTTGAGCGCGTAGGCGACCACATGGCCGGGTGGGGCCGTGAACCGGTTGATGCTTCCGTTGATCCATTGCCCGAGGAACCAGCTCGCATCGTCGTGGTAGAGCGAGAGGACGGTGAGCGGCCATACAAAGGCAAGGGCGGCCGCGAGCGGGACGCCGATCGCGAGGAACCAGACGGAACGCGCCTCGGGCACGATCGCAACCAGCGCGATCGCGCCCACGAACAGCGCCAGCGCGAGTAGCGGATTGCCGGTCAACGCGACGAGCCCGAGCCCGAGCGCCCAGTAGAGCGCACCCGCGCGCGGTTTGTCGAGGCCGCGCACGAGGCCATAGACGATCAGCGAGATGCTGGCGAACTGCGCCAGTTGAGGGGTGCTTTCGTGCCCGCGCTCGGCAAGTCCGAAGGCGGCCAGCAGGATCAGCAGTGCACCGTCGCCGAGTACTCGGCCATAGTCTCGCGGCTCCGGCTCGCCGCCGAACGCATATTTGAACGGTTGAACTTCTGGGCGCCGGCCGAGCAGATAGGCGGCATACCATACGAGCGCGCAAGTCGCGCAAAAGAGGATCCCCGTGGAAACACGCGATGCATCGGCGGCGTCGACCCAGGGGGACAGCAGGCGAATCGATGCCGCGCCGAGCCAGTAGCCGACGGGGCCGTTATCGGTGATGAACTTGCCGACGAGATTGGGCAGCAGCCAGTCGTGCAAATCTCCATTCGCCATCGTCCACATGACGCCGAAGCCGGCGGCATCCTCGTTTTTCCAGGGGTCGCGGCCAAACAGGCCAAAAGCCGCATAGACGATGCAAATGGTGAGGAGCAGCCAGCGCGGGAGAGCACGCGTGGCGGAGGCGGTGAGTCGGACGACGGGTTTCATGCAAGTTGGCGGCTGTCGTTGTCGTTATACGCTGCGAGGTCGGGGCGGCCCAGCGAATCGGCATTGTAGACGGGGGCGCCGCTGGCGTCAGCGCGGAGGAGGGATGAAACGGCCCCGGTAATAAAAAAGGGCAGCCACAGGCTGCCCCTTTTTATTACGGCGTATTGCCTACCACGCCTGATTCGGCCTGACGCTTACTTGGCCGCCTTGCCGGCAGCGCGTGCGCCGAACTTCTTGTTGAACTTCTCGACGCGGCCGGCCGTGTCCATGATCTTTTGCTGGCCCGTATAGAACGGGTGCGATTCCGAGGACACTTCGATCTTCGCGAGCGGGTAGCTCTTGCCTTCGTATTCGATCGTTTCGCGCGTTTGGATGGTCGAGCGCGTCACGAACGTGAAGCCGTTCGAAACATCCTGGAAAACGACTTCGCGGTAATTGGGGTGAATGCCTTCTTTCATGGTCTTTCCTTTGATATGGCCGGTAGCCAACCCGCTGCCTCTGCCGTCCGGTGCCGCCTTCGCTGCCGTCAATCAATCCCTGACGGGCGAAGACCCGGCCGGCGGGCTTGAACCGCGAGCCACTTGCCTAAGGTCGAAAAACGGCGATTATGCCAGAAAATCAATCCGTTGGGGAGTGATTCGTATCCATTTGGGGGCCGCTCTCCGCCCGGCTGCTCAAGGCGCCTGTGCGAGCGGGGTCCTGGCGATAGTAGCGCGCGAGCAGCCGGTACAACTCGGGATACTCGGCCTCGAATGCCTGCGGCTGAACGAAGAGTGCCTCGCTACAGATCGCGAAGAATTCCGACGGGTGATCGGCCGCGTAGGGGTCGATCAGCGACTCGCGCTCGAAGCGCGTCCAGCGCCGTTGCGGCACCGCATCGACGGTGGCGCAGAAGTGGTCGAAGGCATGGTCGAACACCGAGGCCCACGTCTCGGCATCGAGCGGGGCATGCAGGCGGCGAAAGAGGGGCGGATGCCCGTCGGCCTCCCCGGTCAGCATATCGATCTTGTGCGCGAACTCGTGGATGACGACGTTGTAGGCTTCGCGCGAATCGGTCATTTGCGCGTCTTCCCACGACAAGAGGACCGGGCCGCCTTCCCAGGCTTCGCCGCTTGCATCGTGCTCCACCTCGTGGACCACGCCGAACTCATCCTCCACCGTTTTGCGGATGACGAATTCGCCGGGGTAGACGACGATGCCCACCCAACCCCGATATAGATCGAGGCCGAGATTCAGTACGGGTAGCGAGGCTTGCGCGGCGATGCCCACCATCATTGCGTCGGTGAGCTCCAGCCCATGCGCCGTCGAAAACGACTTTTGCGCGATGAAGAGGCTCGTCATCTCCCGCAGGCGTGAAAGATCGGCTGCGCCAAGGTGAGCGAGAAACGGCAGGCCGTCGAGGGTGGCCTGCCAGACGTCGTCGGCGATCGGATGAGCGCGCAAGGCGCGCTCTCGACGGCGGGTTTCGAA encodes the following:
- a CDS encoding M90 family metallopeptidase, which codes for MLTKLTRWFETRRRERALRAHPIADDVWQATLDGLPFLAHLGAADLSRLREMTSLFIAQKSFSTAHGLELTDAMMVGIAAQASLPVLNLGLDLYRGWVGIVVYPGEFVIRKTVEDEFGVVHEVEHDASGEAWEGGPVLLSWEDAQMTDSREAYNVVIHEFAHKIDMLTGEADGHPPLFRRLHAPLDAETWASVFDHAFDHFCATVDAVPQRRWTRFERESLIDPYAADHPSEFFAICSEALFVQPQAFEAEYPELYRLLARYYRQDPARTGALSSRAESGPQMDTNHSPTD
- a CDS encoding ArnT family glycosyltransferase; translated protein: MKPVVRLTASATRALPRWLLLTICIVYAAFGLFGRDPWKNEDAAGFGVMWTMANGDLHDWLLPNLVGKFITDNGPVGYWLGAASIRLLSPWVDAADASRVSTGILFCATCALVWYAAYLLGRRPEVQPFKYAFGGEPEPRDYGRVLGDGALLILLAAFGLAERGHESTPQLAQFASISLIVYGLVRGLDKPRAGALYWALGLGLVALTGNPLLALALFVGAIALVAIVPEARSVWFLAIGVPLAAALAFVWPLTVLSLYHDDASWFLGQWINGSINRFTAPPGHVVAYALKNLPLFTWPVWPLALWAWFSWGGLRRKPHIAVPLCVIAPMLILSVLQSHQTNRLYMLLLPPLSVLAAFALPTLKRGAINAIDWFALLSFTILSTFVWLVWLASQTGFPGQLARNLARLVPGYTPHFAPLSFVCAIGVTVCWFALVRWRLARHPNVLWRSVVLSSAGTTLMWVLLMTLWLPIVNYSRTYRDVALQIAAHLPADYTCIAPVRLGDAQLASFAYFADMQFSFSGDCDVLLRQDPQDFIAPSPMPSYIWKLVWEGRRAADRDERFRLYVRVDRPKPPVIHRKRSGHRG
- a CDS encoding type B 50S ribosomal protein L31, with the protein product MKEGIHPNYREVVFQDVSNGFTFVTRSTIQTRETIEYEGKSYPLAKIEVSSESHPFYTGQQKIMDTAGRVEKFNKKFGARAAGKAAK